The proteins below come from a single Mya arenaria isolate MELC-2E11 chromosome 8, ASM2691426v1 genomic window:
- the LOC128244502 gene encoding uncharacterized protein LOC128244502, which produces MGQQGKIVDDYGDRSSRDGTAGKIVDDYGDRSGRDETARKKVDDYGDRSSRDERARKIVNDYGDRSSRNETAKKIVNDYGHRSSRDVTARKIVSDYVDTSSRDGTARKIVNDYDDTSSRDVTARKIVNDYDDTSSRDGTARKIVNDYDYTSSRDGTAGKIVNDYDDTSSRDVTARKIVNDYGDRSRRDGTARKIVYDYGDTSSRDVTARIIVDDYGDRSRRDVTAKKIVDDYGDRCCRDVTARKIVNDYGDRSSRDGRARKIVNDYGDRSSRDVTARKIVDDYGDRSSRDGTAGKIVDDYSDRSSRDGTAMKIVDDYGDRSSRDGTAMKIVDDYGDRSSRDGTARKIVDDYGDRSSRDGTAMKIVDDYGDRSSRDVTARKIVDDYGDRSSMDGTARKIVDDYGDRSSRDGTARKIVDDYGDRSSRDGTARKIVDDYGDRSSRDGTARKIVDDYGDRSSRDVTARKIVDDYVDRSSRDGTAREIVDDYDGFICGVGMGNVGKQYSFVPVFTVLVVVGQ; this is translated from the exons ATGGGACAGCAAGGaaaaatagttgatgattatggtgataggagTAGTAGGGATGGGACAGCAGggaaaatagttgatgattatggtgataggagTGGTAGGGATGAGACAGCAAGAAAAAAagttgatgattatggtgataggagTAGCAGGGATGAGAGAGCAAGAAAAATAGTTaatgattatggtgataggagTAGCAGGAATgagacagcaaaaaaaatagttaatgattATGGTCATAGGAGTAGCAGGGATGTGACAGCAAGGAAAATAGTTAGTGATTATGTTGATACGAGTAGCAGGGATGGGACAGCAAGGAAAATAGttaatgattatgatgataCGAGTAGCAGGGATGTGACAGCAAGGAAAATAGttaatgattatgatgataCGAGTAGCAGGGATGGGACAGCAAGGAAAATAGTTAATGATTATGATTATACGAGTAGCAGGGATGGGACAGCAGGGAAAATAGttaatgattatgatgataCGAGTAGCAGGGATGTGACAGCAAGGAAAATAGTAaatgattatggtgataggagTCGTAGGGATGGGACAGCAAGGAAAATAGTTTATGATTATGGTGATACCAGTAGCAGGGATGTGACAGCAAGGATAAtagttgatgattatggtgataggagTCGTAGGGATGTGACGGCAAagaaaatagttgatgattatggtgataggTGTTGTAGGGATGTGACAGCAAGGAAAATAGTTaatgattatggtgataggagTAGTAGGGATGGGAGAGCAAGGAAAATAGTTaatgattatggtgataggagTAGTAGGGATGTGACAGCAAGGAAAATAGTggatgattatggtgataggagTAGTAGGGATGGGACAGCAGGGAAAATAGTGGATGATTATAGTGATAGGAGTAGTAGGGATGGGACAGCAATGAAAATAGTggatgattatggtgataggagTAGTAGGGATGGGACAGCAATGAAAATAGTggatgattatggtgataggagTAGTAGGGATGGGACAGCAAGGAAAATAGTggatgattatggtgataggagTAGTAGGGATGGGACAGCAAtgaaaatagttgatgattatggtgataggagTAGTAGGGATGTGACAGCAAGGAAAATAGTggatgattatggtgataggagTAGTATGGATGGGACAGCAAGGAAAATAGTggatgattatggtgataggagTAGTAGGGATGGGACAGCAAGGAAAATAGTggatgattatggtgataggagTAGTAGGGATGGGACAGCAAGGAAAATAGTggatgattatggtgataggagTAGTAGGGATGGGACAGCAAGGAAAATAGTggatgattatggtgataggagTAGTAGGGATGTGACAGCAAGGAAAATAGTGGATGATTATGTTGATAGGAGTAGTAGGGATGGGACAGCAAGGGAAATAGTGGATGATTATG aTGGATTCATTTGTGGGGTAGGGATGGGAAATGTGGGAAAACAGTACAGCTTTGTTCCAGTGTTTACTGTCCTGGTAGTGGTAGGTCAGTAA